A region of Moorena producens PAL-8-15-08-1 DNA encodes the following proteins:
- a CDS encoding lasso peptide biosynthesis B2 protein, with protein sequence MTKLALQELVPTVITETNGLYRLQKDVILVLQDGVARVLGLNRGRFYGLDAIGTKMLMLVLEQGPEMAARCLASDYGVPEGQVLADVNKLLQDLERQQLLVCQLPQSYQSVPPSPFTTSLLLTVAWISIRTLGWTRTIKLWRRWQPSIAPNTPPENWEKALAGVDGVVRSAAAKHMLLPMACKERALVGWQILRTTFGLPAELVIGISFYPFEGHAWVECGSEIVTDDQLHCQMFTPVARYS encoded by the coding sequence ATGACCAAATTAGCCCTACAGGAACTCGTCCCTACCGTAATTACTGAAACAAACGGACTCTATCGTCTCCAAAAGGATGTAATTTTAGTTCTTCAAGATGGGGTTGCACGAGTATTGGGTCTCAATCGCGGCAGGTTTTATGGACTCGATGCCATCGGTACCAAGATGTTAATGCTTGTCCTTGAGCAAGGTCCAGAAATGGCGGCACGTTGCCTAGCTAGTGACTATGGAGTCCCAGAAGGCCAGGTGCTTGCGGATGTAAACAAGCTTTTGCAGGATTTGGAACGTCAGCAACTACTTGTGTGTCAACTCCCCCAATCCTACCAGTCTGTACCACCATCTCCTTTTACCACTTCCCTGCTGCTAACCGTTGCATGGATTAGCATTCGGACTTTGGGTTGGACCAGAACTATCAAGTTATGGCGACGTTGGCAACCTTCCATAGCACCCAATACCCCCCCGGAAAATTGGGAGAAAGCACTGGCAGGAGTTGATGGTGTGGTGCGGTCAGCGGCAGCAAAACACATGTTACTGCCAATGGCGTGCAAAGAGCGAGCCCTTGTGGGTTGGCAAATCCTTAGGACAACTTTCGGTCTGCCAGCAGAACTGGTAATTGGGATCAGTTTTTATCCTTTCGAGGGACATGCTTGGGTAGAGTGTGGCTCAGAGATTGTGACGGATGACCAATTGCACTGCCAGATGTTTACCCCAGTGGCACGGTATAGCTGA
- a CDS encoding ABC transporter translates to MLQLLRAEFKRTWTEFIRYPVEAFSSVAVTTFIFYGMFISVRFVAGPQLSVGNRIDTIVVGYVLWVLVLSVVNDIAITLQIEAQTGTLEQVFLSSFSAAKVFLARTVVSLALRLILNVSLLLLITLVTGTRLSFPPSLLLPLCTLLLGAYGLSFLMGALALVFKRVEQVLGLFQFTFLFLLAVPTETWLSRFQGLRLLLPMTMGADGLRQLMVSNQSLDISEFALALLNGIVYFSLGLLVFQWAERQAKQHGILSGY, encoded by the coding sequence ATGCTGCAATTGCTCCGGGCTGAATTCAAGCGTACTTGGACTGAGTTTATCCGCTATCCAGTTGAAGCATTTTCCTCCGTCGCCGTCACAACATTCATTTTTTATGGAATGTTTATCAGCGTTCGCTTTGTTGCTGGGCCCCAACTAAGTGTTGGCAATCGAATTGATACGATTGTTGTGGGTTACGTGCTTTGGGTTTTAGTCTTATCTGTTGTTAATGATATTGCTATTACTTTACAAATAGAAGCCCAAACTGGAACCCTAGAACAAGTTTTCCTTTCATCGTTCAGTGCTGCCAAAGTTTTTTTAGCTAGAACTGTCGTTAGTCTGGCCTTACGTCTTATCTTAAATGTCAGTCTATTGCTGCTGATCACTCTCGTAACTGGAACCCGTCTCAGCTTTCCTCCCAGTTTACTCTTACCTCTGTGTACCTTGTTACTAGGAGCCTACGGTCTTTCCTTCTTGATGGGTGCTTTGGCCTTAGTGTTCAAGCGTGTCGAGCAAGTGTTAGGACTTTTCCAGTTTACGTTCTTGTTTTTGCTAGCCGTGCCTACAGAAACATGGCTGAGCCGATTCCAAGGTTTAAGACTATTGTTACCAATGACAATGGGTGCAGATGGACTGCGCCAACTGATGGTAAGCAATCAAAGTTTAGATATCTCGGAGTTTGCCCTTGCCTTACTCAATGGCATAGTCTATTTTTCCTTAGGGTTACTGGTTTTTCAATGGGCGGAACGCCAAGCTAAGCAACACGGAATATTAAGCGGATATTAA
- a CDS encoding vitamin K epoxide reductase family protein: MNSKAHKQFRSPLEKWTILLLAVGGTLMLIVSSYLLYTTLFEFHEKCSFCIMSTLLSASLFILALSAGGWQKLRQQLLTVTMVVILLLLGLLGLYTLGNISRSATEINYTITSSSSEANMALAEHLEKLEVKMYDAFWCDHCNQQKEMFGQGAWSQINYIECWDTMAPKLTPSHF, from the coding sequence GTGAATTCAAAAGCACATAAACAGTTCCGCTCTCCCTTAGAAAAGTGGACAATCCTGTTACTAGCAGTTGGTGGGACATTAATGCTAATTGTCAGTAGTTACCTGCTATATACGACACTGTTTGAATTCCACGAAAAGTGTAGCTTTTGTATTATGTCTACTTTATTGTCAGCGAGCTTGTTTATTCTGGCCTTGAGCGCTGGTGGCTGGCAGAAATTGAGACAACAACTGCTCACGGTAACTATGGTGGTGATACTGTTGCTCCTTGGGCTACTGGGTCTTTATACCCTGGGGAATATCAGTCGCTCTGCCACGGAAATCAACTATACTATAACCAGCTCTTCTAGTGAAGCAAACATGGCTCTAGCAGAGCATTTGGAAAAACTGGAAGTGAAAATGTATGATGCATTTTGGTGCGATCATTGCAATCAGCAAAAAGAAATGTTTGGTCAAGGTGCTTGGAGCCAAATTAATTACATTGAGTGTTGGGATACCATGGCTCCAAAGCTTACCCCAAGCCATTTTTAG
- a CDS encoding asparagine synthase-related protein produces the protein MRVGFDVFTGLDTGLDGDVEFRVFPSNRDHVMRSPLVTFARNYQSRTAAVLMGHLCYQDELLTKLPQSITQNCTSDAEIALAVYGHFGRQGLEQLEGEFSLVVWDGELQRLFALRDPLGCWQLFWLKAGTTLALSTSILPLLDLLPNKPFNLDFLAQFLMLPSPAVELPTEETAFTGINRVLPGTILTITATGTVESYRWWDWAAKQHHNNSLTLESAGEHYAHLLRQAVKQRMERGQIAAHLSGGMDSSSVVCLARDWMLSGVGKPQLDTLTAVYKRPSLAGERAYAEMVLEQGGPIVPHFLDADDALVFRWFNDDIPYHDEPYAGLSHLAMEKLLVEAAHQLGADTILTGMGADELLVGTYLSMASQLRQGQWLAAFSEAQRMAQGNNQSIWSILYQFCIGPALPMLMLGTIGTWWRGGFGRWPKVGKFAIPPWILPEFAQGTKMQTIGRQNAQRLYGGSAELSVDLWSLQASVGDWSQWYLAAPQGMHNSHPFLDSRVLSFCLELPTALREIPGMPKPVLQTAMRGILPEPIRTRRDKATFNDIYWLGLSKHLPCLEFMVRNSSSQELGIFDAQQLIHAMRQAAVGIGNMEAIYHINTTLALIAWFDQMMAAQHQPLEAPTEVHQLHRQVEKITC, from the coding sequence ATGAGAGTAGGATTCGATGTTTTTACTGGTTTGGATACTGGTTTGGATGGGGATGTGGAATTTCGGGTATTTCCATCTAACCGAGACCATGTAATGCGATCGCCTTTAGTAACCTTTGCCCGCAATTATCAATCAAGGACTGCCGCTGTACTGATGGGGCACTTGTGTTATCAGGATGAACTTCTCACCAAGTTACCCCAGTCCATAACTCAAAACTGTACATCAGACGCGGAAATTGCCCTAGCAGTGTATGGTCATTTCGGTCGCCAAGGTCTAGAACAATTAGAGGGAGAGTTTTCCCTGGTGGTGTGGGATGGGGAATTACAACGGCTGTTCGCCCTGCGTGACCCCCTTGGTTGCTGGCAGTTATTCTGGCTCAAGGCAGGAACAACCCTAGCTCTTAGCACTAGTATCCTACCCCTGCTGGATTTGCTCCCCAATAAACCCTTCAACCTTGACTTTCTCGCCCAATTTCTGATGTTGCCCTCTCCTGCTGTCGAGCTACCAACAGAGGAAACAGCATTCACGGGCATCAACCGTGTACTTCCTGGCACAATACTGACCATTACGGCTACCGGAACGGTAGAAAGCTACCGTTGGTGGGATTGGGCAGCAAAACAACACCACAACAACAGCCTTACCCTAGAGTCAGCAGGGGAACACTACGCCCATCTGTTGCGGCAAGCGGTTAAACAACGAATGGAGCGAGGGCAAATTGCTGCCCACCTATCCGGGGGAATGGATTCTTCCAGTGTAGTTTGTCTCGCCCGGGATTGGATGTTGTCTGGGGTAGGCAAACCCCAGTTAGACACCCTAACAGCAGTGTACAAACGTCCTAGCTTGGCTGGTGAGCGAGCATACGCCGAGATGGTGCTAGAACAGGGTGGACCGATTGTCCCTCACTTCCTTGATGCTGACGACGCCCTGGTCTTTCGCTGGTTCAATGATGACATCCCTTACCATGACGAACCCTATGCAGGTCTATCCCACCTAGCCATGGAAAAGCTTTTAGTGGAAGCTGCCCATCAACTGGGAGCGGATACCATTTTAACCGGTATGGGAGCTGATGAACTGCTGGTAGGAACATACCTGAGTATGGCGAGTCAGTTGCGCCAAGGTCAATGGTTAGCAGCATTTTCCGAGGCCCAACGCATGGCACAGGGTAATAACCAGAGTATCTGGTCCATCCTTTATCAATTCTGCATTGGGCCTGCTTTGCCGATGCTGATGCTGGGGACTATTGGCACCTGGTGGCGGGGTGGGTTTGGACGCTGGCCCAAGGTCGGAAAATTTGCCATTCCTCCCTGGATATTGCCCGAATTTGCCCAGGGTACTAAAATGCAGACCATTGGCAGACAAAATGCTCAAAGACTATACGGTGGTTCCGCTGAATTATCTGTGGATTTGTGGTCTCTCCAAGCCTCCGTAGGTGATTGGTCTCAATGGTATCTCGCAGCACCACAAGGTATGCACAACTCCCATCCTTTTCTTGATTCTCGCGTGCTGAGTTTCTGCCTAGAGTTGCCCACAGCCCTCAGAGAAATCCCTGGTATGCCCAAACCAGTTCTGCAAACAGCTATGCGGGGAATACTGCCAGAACCAATTCGCACCAGACGTGACAAAGCTACATTTAACGATATCTATTGGCTTGGTTTGTCTAAACATTTACCCTGTTTAGAATTCATGGTGCGTAATTCCTCCAGCCAAGAATTAGGTATATTTGATGCCCAGCAACTGATTCACGCTATGCGCCAGGCTGCCGTTGGCATTGGAAATATGGAAGCTATCTATCACATTAACACGACATTGGCACTCATCGCTTGGTTCGACCAAATGATGGCAGCACAGCATCAACCTCTAGAAGCACCAACGGAAGTACACCAGCTACATCGGCAAGTCGAAAAAATCACTTGTTAG
- a CDS encoding putative Ig domain-containing protein, producing the protein MKKIRIFLWAALLSGAMLMIPQPAQAIESIIEPVSHFDTGTEAWSVVDVNDQAFDPEKSRICGFITGGYIRNDDQVGDGPYDYVAPEKFLGDKSSFFNGNLRFAVEVNLENSDEITEDINSLNNSLINGLTISGGGLELQNHVSTPTIDQWTPYTIPLNAEGGWIKTDSNEAATNLEIMQVLTDLDYLKINGDWFTNTNKDRSSLDEVRWETCGSLYVYEPPNNSAPVVANPIGAQSINENEPFTLTIGEATFSDRDGDTLSFSATIPSWLNFDGTTFSGTPTSDDIGTTTITVTASDELCKTVSNAFELQVNHVPVRTEIANSVEDFSDTQGEHNWFYGYYDGSLTSADFHEMEEYTQGSWKVKQGKYWTELSNTIAHPNGPKTTGRRQKVEQWGVRRWVSDIEGEVTFKGHLAKKDHRTASDGVIAYIFVDGTKIWSDAIDGNDAVGVYFTVSSKVQKGSVVDFALAPGNSDFFDKSTFTISIIGLL; encoded by the coding sequence ATGAAAAAAATCCGTATTTTTCTGTGGGCGGCACTATTGTCTGGTGCTATGCTCATGATTCCACAGCCAGCTCAGGCGATTGAAAGCATAATCGAGCCGGTCAGTCACTTTGATACTGGCACAGAGGCTTGGAGCGTTGTTGACGTCAATGATCAAGCATTTGACCCCGAAAAGTCTAGAATCTGTGGATTCATCACTGGTGGCTACATTCGTAATGATGATCAAGTCGGTGATGGACCCTACGATTACGTTGCTCCCGAGAAGTTTCTTGGTGACAAATCCAGTTTTTTCAATGGAAACCTCAGGTTTGCTGTTGAGGTTAATTTGGAAAATAGCGATGAGATTACCGAGGATATCAATAGTTTAAATAACAGTTTAATAAATGGTTTAACCATAAGTGGTGGTGGTTTGGAACTACAGAACCATGTATCGACGCCCACTATAGACCAATGGACTCCCTACACCATACCCCTTAATGCAGAGGGTGGATGGATAAAAACTGACAGCAATGAAGCAGCGACGAATTTAGAGATAATGCAAGTCCTGACAGATTTGGATTATTTAAAGATTAATGGCGATTGGTTCACAAATACCAACAAAGACCGTTCCAGTCTCGATGAAGTTCGCTGGGAAACCTGTGGATCTCTCTACGTCTATGAACCCCCAAATAATTCTGCCCCTGTGGTGGCTAATCCCATTGGCGCTCAAAGCATTAACGAGAATGAGCCTTTTACCCTGACAATTGGGGAAGCAACATTTAGCGATCGCGATGGGGACACTTTGAGCTTTAGTGCAACCATACCCAGCTGGTTGAATTTCGATGGCACTACTTTTAGTGGTACTCCCACTAGCGATGACATTGGCACAACTACAATTACTGTAACAGCGTCTGACGAGCTATGCAAAACGGTCAGCAATGCCTTTGAACTTCAGGTTAACCATGTTCCTGTGCGTACTGAAATTGCTAATTCAGTGGAGGATTTTTCTGATACTCAAGGAGAGCATAACTGGTTCTATGGCTACTACGATGGTTCCCTGACCAGTGCTGATTTCCATGAAATGGAGGAATACACTCAGGGCTCCTGGAAAGTCAAGCAAGGAAAATACTGGACTGAGCTATCTAACACTATTGCTCATCCCAACGGTCCCAAAACCACCGGTAGACGGCAAAAGGTTGAGCAGTGGGGAGTTCGTCGCTGGGTTAGTGACATTGAGGGGGAAGTTACGTTCAAGGGTCACCTCGCCAAGAAAGACCATCGTACTGCCAGCGATGGTGTGATTGCCTATATCTTTGTTGATGGTACTAAAATCTGGTCTGACGCAATCGATGGCAATGATGCTGTTGGGGTTTATTTCACTGTATCGAGCAAAGTGCAAAAAGGCTCGGTAGTTGACTTTGCCCTGGCACCTGGCAATAGCGACTTTTTTGATAAGAGCACATTCACTATTAGCATCATTGGTTTGTTGTAG
- a CDS encoding RNA-guided endonuclease InsQ/TnpB family protein: MLRAFKTKLKLNNKQKTLMAQHAGYSRWIWNWALRIWNEADKEGLKLSTNKLKKFYTNHVKPQYPWQSTLSSRVYQFAFMYLGEAFKRFFQGTSQHPKFKKKGRNDSFTLDNCGRIMEFSGTRLKLPFIGWVSTYEPLPEIQTKRVTITRVADSWYLCVAYEFEPEQTVKSREYLGVDVGVKVLATCSDGTVFENPRAYKKAKKKLARLQRELSRRKIGSKNRYKTQLKLAKAHQRVANIRKDAIHKLTSWLCKNHAVIGLEDLNVSGLLKNHKLAGAIADSAFYEIRRQLEYKSEWYSSELVFADRFYPSTKTCSSCGHVQQMPLKERVFDCEGCDYIADRDLNASLNLERLAEGFSVIACVSK, translated from the coding sequence ATGCTCAGAGCCTTCAAAACCAAGTTAAAATTGAATAACAAACAGAAAACCTTGATGGCTCAACACGCCGGTTATTCAAGATGGATTTGGAATTGGGCGCTCCGGATTTGGAACGAGGCTGATAAAGAGGGCCTAAAACTTTCGACTAACAAGCTCAAAAAATTCTACACCAATCATGTTAAGCCTCAATATCCGTGGCAATCTACTCTAAGTTCAAGGGTTTATCAATTCGCCTTTATGTACTTAGGGGAAGCGTTCAAACGATTTTTTCAAGGTACGTCTCAACATCCTAAGTTCAAGAAAAAAGGTAGAAATGATAGCTTTACTCTTGATAACTGCGGAAGGATAATGGAGTTTTCAGGAACTCGATTAAAACTTCCCTTTATTGGATGGGTCAGTACATACGAACCTTTACCGGAAATCCAGACTAAGAGAGTCACAATCACTCGAGTAGCTGATTCTTGGTATCTGTGTGTAGCCTACGAGTTTGAACCTGAACAAACCGTAAAATCTAGAGAATATCTGGGTGTTGATGTTGGGGTTAAAGTTCTTGCCACTTGTTCAGATGGAACGGTTTTTGAAAACCCAAGAGCTTATAAAAAAGCTAAGAAAAAATTAGCTCGACTTCAACGAGAATTATCTAGAAGAAAGATAGGTTCTAAAAACAGATATAAAACTCAACTGAAGCTAGCAAAAGCTCATCAAAGGGTCGCTAACATCCGGAAAGATGCAATCCATAAACTAACCTCCTGGCTATGCAAGAACCACGCAGTCATTGGGTTAGAAGATTTGAATGTTTCCGGCCTGTTGAAAAACCACAAGCTGGCGGGTGCAATCGCTGATTCTGCATTCTATGAGATTCGTCGTCAACTCGAATATAAATCCGAGTGGTACAGTTCAGAATTAGTGTTTGCAGATAGGTTCTATCCATCAACTAAAACCTGTTCAAGCTGTGGCCATGTTCAACAAATGCCACTCAAAGAACGAGTTTTTGACTGTGAGGGTTGCGATTACATCGCTGATCGTGATCTCAACGCAAGTCTCAATTTAGAACGCTTAGCCGAGGGCTTCTCGGTGATCGCCTGTGTTAGTAAGTAG
- a CDS encoding ABC transporter ATP-binding protein, which translates to MTTLEAYNLQKHYRQRGKIVAAVRGLSLTIEPGEVLAFLGSNGAGKTTSIKMIAGLIRPDRGSVKIAGRDPHRHPQARRLVGAVLEGNRNLYWRLTPEENLEYFGVLRGLSQKIAHRQGLALLDRFGLLSKRHTPVQGLSRGMQQKLAIAVALVHQPRLLLLDEPTLGLDVEASQRVKTIVREMAQAGCAILLTTHQLNVAQEIADRVAIIQQGQIIALEPTRQIIQRFSGSTYAIAIEGCLDQVRLSKLEALGGVVQKGEILYPGTPEGLYQVLQILNPLPLVQVKKDEADLTKVFLKLVG; encoded by the coding sequence ATGACCACACTAGAAGCTTATAACCTCCAAAAACACTACCGACAGCGGGGAAAGATCGTTGCAGCAGTACGTGGGCTATCCTTAACCATTGAACCAGGGGAAGTGCTGGCTTTTCTTGGTTCCAATGGGGCAGGTAAGACGACCTCCATTAAGATGATTGCGGGTTTAATTCGACCTGATCGGGGTTCGGTAAAAATAGCTGGTCGTGATCCCCATCGCCATCCCCAAGCACGGCGGCTGGTGGGTGCGGTTCTTGAAGGTAACCGCAACCTCTATTGGCGTTTGACTCCCGAGGAAAACCTGGAATATTTCGGAGTATTAAGAGGCTTGAGCCAAAAAATCGCCCATCGTCAGGGTTTGGCGTTATTAGACAGATTTGGTCTGTTGTCCAAACGTCACACTCCTGTACAAGGACTATCCCGGGGGATGCAACAGAAATTAGCGATCGCTGTTGCTTTGGTTCATCAACCCCGATTACTGCTCCTAGATGAGCCCACTTTAGGGTTAGACGTAGAAGCCAGCCAGCGGGTCAAAACAATAGTTCGAGAAATGGCACAAGCAGGCTGCGCCATTCTACTGACCACCCATCAACTGAATGTGGCTCAAGAAATTGCTGACCGGGTCGCTATTATTCAACAAGGTCAAATCATTGCTCTGGAACCAACTCGCCAGATTATCCAGCGGTTTTCTGGGTCCACCTATGCGATCGCAATCGAAGGCTGCTTAGACCAGGTACGACTCAGCAAACTAGAGGCATTAGGTGGCGTGGTACAAAAGGGAGAAATTCTTTACCCTGGCACACCAGAAGGTCTTTATCAAGTGTTGCAAATCCTCAATCCTTTGCCTTTGGTGCAAGTCAAAAAGGATGAAGCTGATTTAACAAAAGTATTCTTAAAACTAGTGGGATAG